The Coriobacteriia bacterium DNA segment CACTCCACCGGCACCGATGGCGTCATGTCGCTGGCGAACATGGCGCTTGTCACCGGCAAGCTCGGCCGTCCCGGCTGTGGCGTCAACCCGGTGCGTGGCCAGAACAACGTGCAGGGCGCCTGTGACATGGGCGCCTCGCCGATGGACTTCACGGCGTACCAAAAGGTCGAGAACCCCGAGGCGCGCGCGAAGTTCGAGGCCGCGTGGGGTGTGGGCCTGCCGTCGCACGAGGGGCTCAAGGCTACCGAGGCGTTCCCGGCCATGATCGACGGGCGTATCAAGGGCCTGTTCATCTTTGGCGAGGACCCGATGCGCACCGACCCCGACACGCACCACGTGCAGCGGGCGCTCGAGTCGCTTGACTTCCTTGTCGTGGACGACCTGTTCCTCACGGAGACGGCCAAGTTCGCCGACGTCGTGCTGCCGGGCCGGGCGTTTGCGGAGAAGGAGGGCACGTTCACGAACACGGAGCGCCGCGTGCAGCGCGTGCGCAAGGCTGTGGACGGTCCTGAGGGGACGCGTCTGGACACGGACATCTTCACGGAGCTCATGAACCGCATGGGCTACGAGCAGCCCGTGCTGACGGGCGCGCAGCTCATGGACGAGATCGCGTCGCTGACGCCGAGCTACGGTGGTATGTCGCACGCCCGCCTCGACGACTGGGGCAACGAGGGACGCGGCCTGCAGTGGCCGTGCACGGGCCCCGAGCATCCCGGCACGCCGATCCTGCACGTGGGGAAGTTCACGCGCGGCGAGGCGCTCTACATGCCGGCGCCGTATCGCCCGTCGGCCGAGCTGCCCGACGAGGAGTACCCGCTCATGCTGACGACGGGTCGCGTGCTGAGCCAGTACAACGCCTGCGCGATGACGGGCCGCACGGCGGGAATCGACCAGATCGAGGGAAGCTCGTTCATCGAGATCAACACGGCGGATGCCGAGCGCCTGGGCGTGGCCGATGGCGATCGCGTGCGCGTCCGCTCGCGCCGCGGCGCCATCGAGAGCACGGCGCGCGTGTCAGGCAAGACGTCACCGGGCGAGACGTGGATGCCGCTGCACTTCCAGGACGGCAACTGCAACTGGCTGACGAACGCGGCGCTCGACCCGGTGGCGAAGGTCCCCGAGTACAAGGTCTGCGCCGTCGCCGTCGAGAAGGCGTAGGCAGGGCGGCGGTTCCATAGGGACGAGTACGAGCAGGGCGGGTGCTGCCTCCATGTGGGGTGGCGCCCGCCCTCGTTTGGGACGGCCAGCCTCTGAGTTCTTGCACATAATGGCTGAGTATTCCTGCCGTCGGCGCGCCGGTTGGGTGGTTTGGCCTGCCGCGATAGACAGAAGGCCCGCTCGCACACGAGGGGCGAGCGGGCCTTCTTTAGTGCCTTACGACCTTGCTGCGTTACGCCTGCGCTTTGGCAAGCGCGTCACGCACGGCGCCCAGGAAGGCGACGCTCGAGATCGTGGCGCTGCTCACCATGTCGACGTCGGCGGAGTTGGCCGCAACGACCTCGTCGGTCAATGTGACGAACGCCGCGCCACCGAACTCGGGCGTCTCGTTCTGATCGAGCACCTCAACGCCCTCGATCGTGCCGTCCTTGTACGTGACGCGCACGACGACGCGGCCACCGATGCCGTCCTTGCTCAGGCCGATGTACTGGTTCTCGCCGGCCTCGAAACCGGAGATGTCGTAGGACGAGCCCATGTCGTTGGCGTCGCCGGGGTTGATGGTGATGTCCGTCTCGACGGCCGCGGGCATCTCGACGGCGGGCAGGGGATCCTTCTCGGCGGCGGCGTTTGTGCCGGCGATCTTGCCGAACACCATGCACTCGCCGAGGTTGCCGCCGGAGTTGTACTGGAAGGCGCAGATGCCTCCGAGCTCGCCGGCGCTGTAGAGGTGGGGGATCGGCGTGCCATCGATGCCGAGGACCTCGGCGTTCTCGTTGCGACGCGGGCCACCCTGCGTGTTGAGCACGCCGGGGCGGAACTCCGCCGCGTAGTATGTGCCGCCGTCAAAGGCGCGCATGCTTTCCGGGTTACGGTTGAACTGGTAGTCGCGGCCATTTTCCGCGTAGAAGTTCCAGTCGGCGATCGTGCGGGCGAGGATCTCGGGATTGGCACCGATCTTCTCGGCGAGCTCCTCGGGCGTCTCCGCAGTGATGAGCTTGGCGACGCGCTCCTCGGTCAGATAGCCGTCGGCGTCGAGGACGTCGTACTGGGCCTTGTCGAAGATGATGTGCGGGGCCCAGTTGGCGACGGGCATACGCCACACGCCGCAGCTGTACACGTGACCGTGGCGGTTGACAGCATTTTCGTTGATGAATCGGCTACCGTCGTCACCTACGAGGATGATGCTGCCCGTGCCGTAGTCGCCGCTTGTGAGCGACAGCGGGTTCTGCGGCTTCGTGGGGTCCTTCTCGAAGGCGAGGCGGCCGTGGTCGGTGGCCCAGGCGTTGCCGGCGAGAATGCCGATGGACTCGTACGCCTCCATGTGCCACATGTCGGCGCCGACCTCACGGCCGAACTTGATGCCGTCGCCGTTGTTGTACGTCGTGCCGAACGGCGTCAGGCGGGCGGCGCCGATGTAGTCCTGGATCATCTGCTGGTTGTTCTCGAAGCCGCCGCAGGCGAGCACGACGCCGTTCTTGGCGCGCACGAGCACCGATGCGCCCTCGCGCTCGATCTCGACGCCCACGACGGTCTTCGTCTGAGGATCCTGGATCATGTGCAGGGCCGGGGACTCGAGCCAAACGTCGATGTTGTCGGCGCGGGCCTCGACTGCGGCGTGAATGGTCTTCCACAAGGCGCTATCGAAGCCGGCGTCATGCACGAACCACTCGCACGTCGTGTCGCCACCGATCTCGTTGTACTCGGGGTACTCGGGTGTCACGATCGTGCCGCTGGGATAGCGGACAACGGGCTCCTCGGCGCCGAGGTACTTCATGAGGTTTTCCATGTCGCACAGGCCGTCGGTGTACGCGCGCAGCGTGGCGTCATCGATGTCGAAGTGCCAGGCGAGGCCCTCCTTGTAGTAGCGGAACAGCTTGTCGGGGTCGGCACCGCTTACGCACATCTGCGCGGCAAAGCGGGTGTTGCCGCCCTCGCTGCCCTCGGGGGCGACGTCGCAGAGAAGAACCTTGGCGCCGGCGTCGGCCGCGTAGACGGAGGCGACGCCACCCGCGCCGCCGAAGCCCACGACGACGACGTCGTATTCGGCGTTCCAAGCGATGGTGTCAGCAAACGTGAACGACGCAGCCTCGGCGGCGCGGGCCGTCGTGCTGGCGAGCGCAGTGGCGCCCAGGCCGGCGAGGCCCATGCAGGCGGCGCCCTTCACGAAGCTGCGGCGGTTCAGGTCAAACGTCTCGCTCATGGTGGTTCCCTTCGGTTGATGGTACCGAGCGGATGGGCTCGGCCGCGGCGGCGTCTGGGGCTGCGATGCAGGCCTTGTGCGTCGCCGGGCGGACGGGCCGTCGGACGCTTTTGAGTGTGCACCGGGAGAGGCTGGAGGGGTATCGCCCGACAGACTTATTCGTGGGACAATAGGCGCCGCATGGGGGATCACCCAAAAGACTTATAGACAGGCCACCTGCGGTTTTACCTAAGATAGGTCGGCTGATATCGCGCTCGTTGAGGGACGAGAGCGGGTCGCGTGACGAGGGGACGGCACGTATGGGGATATGGGTGAAGCGCGTCGAAGGGGTCGAGCCGTGGCTTGTTGCGGGTGCTTCGCTGTACTGGGCGGCCATTGTCGTGCAGTTCCTGCTCCCTGTGTCGTCTTCTTCCGCAGGATTGCTTGCTGACGGCATCGCGAAATATCTGCTGCTCGCCGCGTATGTTGGCGTTGGTTTTCTTGCGCCACGCTTGCTTTCGACGGAGAGGGGCAGACGCGGACTCTTCTGTGCGTCTCTAGCGGCATCGCTTGCCATCTGCCTGCTCAGCCCCGGGGTTGTGGGTGAGACGAGTGCCGCGCCGGCGCTTCAGATTGTGCGGCCCCTGCTCCACATGTTGACGGTCGCCGTGCTTATGGTCCTCTGGGGCTTCGCGTTCGCTTCCATGGACAAACGCAGCGCGGGCGTGAACGTTACCATCACGATGCTTATCGCGACGCTATTCATTCTGGGTGTGCTTGCGCTAGATCCGGTTGTGTCTACGAGTACTTCGACGCGGGCTCTCATGATGGCGTCGTCTCTTGTGCTGTTGAGTGGGCGGGTGCGCTTTCGCAATCATCGGAGGCGCCCCGAGCCGCGGGCTCGCGGGCCGCTCCTATCGTTCTTGCTGTCGCGCCTGGCATTTGGCATCGTCATGGGCTTTGCGATCGAGGCTCCGTTGCACTTGGACGTGGCAGACGCCTCGCCGCTGCTTACGGGGCTGGGGATCGCCGTGGTATTGATGGCGATCGGAGCGTATGCCCGTGCGGCCGAACGACTCTACTTTGCGCTGCCGACGCTGCTGTTTCTGACGATGGGCGTCACGTACCTGCCGTTTTTTGAGGGCGGCTTACGGACTGCGGCGGAGTGCGTTGTCGGCCTTGTGTGGCTGGCGTGGGCGGAGTTCTCGGCGTTTCAGCTCTCGGACCTCAAAGAGCGCTACGGCATGGGGGAGCTGGCGCTCTGCCTCATGGAGAAGCTCACGCTGTCGCTTGCCATGGTGGCGGGCATCTCCCTGTTCCGGCTCGTTGACCTGACGGCGTTGCTGGCGAGTCGCGAGGTACTCGAAGCCGTCGTGTTCGGCTCGGCCTGCGTGCTCATATTGGGCGCGGCCTACGTCGTGGGGTGCCTTGTGGGGGAGCGCACGGAGGACCAGCTGCGCGCCGAACTGGCCCAGACGCGCCGCGAGCAGGTTGAGAGCGTCTACGACAAGCTTGCGGGGGAGTACGCTCTGTCGGCCCGCGAGCGCGAGGTCATGGGCATGCTGGCGGAAGGGTATACGCGCGCGTACATCCGCGAGGCGCTCGGCGTGTCCGACGGCACGGCCAAGGCACACATCGCGCACATTTACCAGAAGCTCGATGTCCATCGCAAGGATGACTTGCTTGCTTTTATCGATGCGGAGGTCTCTCGCGCCGAGGTGTCCTGATCGCGAGGCCGAGCGCTGCCGGGCGCTTTCGAGGGGAGCTTTTTGCGGGCGGCTGCTCAAAAATGCCCTCGAGTGTAGGTTTCTTCGCGAGCAGCTGCGCAAGACGACCGTCGAGTGCAGGTTTCTTCCAGCCTGGTCCGGGTCGGCTTCTGGCCGGAGCGGCTTCCTGACCAGGAGCCGACCACAAACTCGCAGGTAGAGAGCCCGCGCTTCGGAGTCGCCGTGCGGACACGGAAGTCGGCCCAGCGCTTCGTCCCAAGAAACCTGCACTCGATGGGCGTCTTGCGCATGCTTGGCCGAAAAAGCGTGCACTTGAGGCCCAAACGGTGCAGACGCCCCGGGCTAACCGAGGAGATACCGATTGCGGTACGAAAAACTCCCTGGCCGGCGCGCGATGCCTGCCCCGCGTTACCGCGAACCGCTCCAGCGGGATTGCTTGCGACGGGACGTGGAGGGCCCTGCCGGCGACGCGCCCTTGCCGGGCCTGTGAGACTGCCTGGGCTTGGTGGTATCGGGGCAGCTGGTTCCTCGTTCGCTCTTAGCGCCCCTCGAGCTGCGCCCTTGACTGGGCTGTGTCCCCGAACCCGCCCTTGGCTTATTCGGCCGGATGAGGCAGCGCTTCTCGAAGCCGATGAGGTCGGCGCGCCCTGCCTTCTCGAGGGCCTCGCGCACGAGGTCGTAGTTCGCGGGGTCGCGGTACTGGATGAGCGCGCGCTGCAGCGCCTTCTCGTGGGAGCTCTTCGGCGTGTAGATCGGCTCCATCGTGCGGGGGTCGACGCCGGTATAGTACATGCACGTGCTCATGGTCGACGGCGTCGGGTAGAAGTCCTGCACCTGCTCGGGCATGTACCCCATGTCTCGCACGGCCTCTGCCAGCTTGACGGCATCGCGCAACGTCGAGCCGGGATGCGAGCTCATGAGGTAGGGCACGAGGTACTGGTCGAGCCCGTAGCGCTTGTTCGTCTCCTGGTACTTGGCAACGAAGCGCTGGTAGACGTCGTTGGAAGGCTTGCCCATGGCGGCGAGCACATCGTCGCTCACGTGCTCGGGGGCTACCTTGAGCTGGCCACTCACATGGTAGCGGCACAGTTCTTCTATGAAGGCATCACTCTTGTCGGCGAGCACGTAATCGAAGCGGACGCCCGAGCGCACGAACACCTTCTTGACGCCGGGCAGCGCCCTCAGCTTGCGCAGCAGCGCCACATAGTCGCTATGGTCGGCGTCAAGGGCGCGGCAGGGCTGCGGCCACAGGCAGCGCTTGTTCGTACAGGCGCCGCGCGTGAGCTGCTTGCCGCATGACGGGTGGCGAAAGTCTGCCGTGGGGCCGCCGACGTCATGGATGTAGCCCTTGAACTCGGGATCGCGGGTCAGGAGACGCGCTTCGGCTAGGATGGACTCGTGACTACGCACCTGCACGATGCGTCCCTGATGAAACGTGAGCGCGCAAAACGAGCACTCGCCGAAGCAGCCACGGTTCGAGACGAGGCTGAACTTGACCTCCTTGAGCGCGGGCACGCCGCCGTCACGCTCGTAGCTCGGATGGTACGTGCGCGTGTAGGGGAGCGCGTAGACCTCGTCCATCTCGGGCGTCGTGAGTGGCTCGGCGGGTGGGTTCTGCACGACCCACACCTTGTTGGGATAA contains these protein-coding regions:
- a CDS encoding FAD-binding protein; translation: MSETFDLNRRSFVKGAACMGLAGLGATALASTTARAAEAASFTFADTIAWNAEYDVVVVGFGGAGGVASVYAADAGAKVLLCDVAPEGSEGGNTRFAAQMCVSGADPDKLFRYYKEGLAWHFDIDDATLRAYTDGLCDMENLMKYLGAEEPVVRYPSGTIVTPEYPEYNEIGGDTTCEWFVHDAGFDSALWKTIHAAVEARADNIDVWLESPALHMIQDPQTKTVVGVEIEREGASVLVRAKNGVVLACGGFENNQQMIQDYIGAARLTPFGTTYNNGDGIKFGREVGADMWHMEAYESIGILAGNAWATDHGRLAFEKDPTKPQNPLSLTSGDYGTGSIILVGDDGSRFINENAVNRHGHVYSCGVWRMPVANWAPHIIFDKAQYDVLDADGYLTEERVAKLITAETPEELAEKIGANPEILARTIADWNFYAENGRDYQFNRNPESMRAFDGGTYYAAEFRPGVLNTQGGPRRNENAEVLGIDGTPIPHLYSAGELGGICAFQYNSGGNLGECMVFGKIAGTNAAAEKDPLPAVEMPAAVETDITINPGDANDMGSSYDISGFEAGENQYIGLSKDGIGGRVVVRVTYKDGTIEGVEVLDQNETPEFGGAAFVTLTDEVVAANSADVDMVSSATISSVAFLGAVRDALAKAQA
- a CDS encoding helix-turn-helix transcriptional regulator — encoded protein: MGIWVKRVEGVEPWLVAGASLYWAAIVVQFLLPVSSSSAGLLADGIAKYLLLAAYVGVGFLAPRLLSTERGRRGLFCASLAASLAICLLSPGVVGETSAAPALQIVRPLLHMLTVAVLMVLWGFAFASMDKRSAGVNVTITMLIATLFILGVLALDPVVSTSTSTRALMMASSLVLLSGRVRFRNHRRRPEPRARGPLLSFLLSRLAFGIVMGFAIEAPLHLDVADASPLLTGLGIAVVLMAIGAYARAAERLYFALPTLLFLTMGVTYLPFFEGGLRTAAECVVGLVWLAWAEFSAFQLSDLKERYGMGELALCLMEKLTLSLAMVAGISLFRLVDLTALLASREVLEAVVFGSACVLILGAAYVVGCLVGERTEDQLRAELAQTRREQVESVYDKLAGEYALSAREREVMGMLAEGYTRAYIREALGVSDGTAKAHIAHIYQKLDVHRKDDLLAFIDAEVSRAEVS
- a CDS encoding YgiQ family radical SAM protein; the encoded protein is MSQFLPINRSDMQRRGWDQCDFVFVSGDAYVDHPSFGVAIITRLLEARGFKVGVIAQPDWRDPASVTVLGEPRLGFLVSGGNMDSMVNHYTVNKKKRSTDAYTPGGRAGARPNHAAAVYGNLIRRTYKKTPIILGGIEASLRRLAHYDYWSDALKRSILLDSGADLIVYGMGEHATVQVAEALDAGLPIDQITYVPGTVYRTSSLDEVYDYEPLPSWDELNADKLNYARSFNVQYHNMDPFSGRRLVEPYPNKVWVVQNPPAEPLTTPEMDEVYALPYTRTYHPSYERDGGVPALKEVKFSLVSNRGCFGECSFCALTFHQGRIVQVRSHESILAEARLLTRDPEFKGYIHDVGGPTADFRHPSCGKQLTRGACTNKRCLWPQPCRALDADHSDYVALLRKLRALPGVKKVFVRSGVRFDYVLADKSDAFIEELCRYHVSGQLKVAPEHVSDDVLAAMGKPSNDVYQRFVAKYQETNKRYGLDQYLVPYLMSSHPGSTLRDAVKLAEAVRDMGYMPEQVQDFYPTPSTMSTCMYYTGVDPRTMEPIYTPKSSHEKALQRALIQYRDPANYDLVREALEKAGRADLIGFEKRCLIRPNKPRAGSGTQPSQGRSSRGAKSERGTSCPDTTKPRQSHRPGKGASPAGPSTSRRKQSRWSGSR